Genomic window (Agromyces mariniharenae):
GACGTGTGCCAGTGCCCCGACTACGGCGTCGACGTGCCCGACCCCGAGGACCCCGCGGACGACGACACCGGAGGGCGCGCGTGACGCGTCGCGTCCGTCGTCCCCTCGCCGTCGTGGCGCGGGCGGCCGCCGTCGCCACCGTGGCGACGACGATCGCGCTCGTGGGCGCGGCACCAGCGCACGCGGACACCGTGCGCGACCTCGAGTACTGGCTCACCGACTACGGCTTCACCACCGCCTGGAACACCACCCGCGGCGAGGGCGTCACGGTCGCGATCATCGACACGGGCGTGAACGGCAACGTCGCCGAGCTCAGGGGCGCGGTCGTCGGCGGCACGGATGTCTCGGGCATCGGCAGCCCCGACGGGCAGACCCCCGTCGGCGACGACCCGAACCACGGCACGATGGTCGCGTCGCTCCTCGCCGGTCGCGGCACGGGCGAGGGCAACGGCGTGATCGGCATCGCCCCGCAGGCCGACCTGCTCACCGTCTCGGTGGCGTTCGGGCAGGACACCGGCGCCGAGAAGTCGAACGACGACCAGATCGCCGAGGCCGTGAAATGGGCCGTCGACAGCGGCGCGGACGTCATCAACATGTCGCTCACGCGCAACACCCGCGACTGGCCCGAGAGCTGGGACGAGGCGTTCCTCTACGCGTTCGAGCACGACGTCGTGATCGTCGCCGCGGCCGGCAACCGGGGGAGCGGCACGAGCGAGGTGGGCGCGCCGGCGACGATCCCGGGCGTGCTCACGGTGGCGGGCGTTGACAAGGAGAAGAACGCGAGCTTCGACGCGAGCTCGCAGGGCATCACCATCGCGGTCGCCGCACCGAGCGAGGACCTCGTCGGCGTGCTGCCCGACGGCAGCTATGTGCAGTGGAGCGGCACCAGCGCGGCGGCCCCGATCGTGTCGGGCCTCGCGGCGCTCGTGCGCAGCGAGTATCCCGAGCTGAGCGCGGCCAACGTCATCGAACGACTCATTCGGACGGCCGATCCGCACGGACAGTCGGTGCCGAGTCCGCTCTACGGATGGGGCATCATCGACCCCGTCCCGGCGCTCACGGCCGACGTGCCCGAGATCGAGGACAACCCGCTCGGCAGCCTCGCAGCGTGGATCACCCTGCACCGGCGGGCGGATGCCCCGACCTCCGAGGGCGGCGACGAATCCCAGGAGGTCGTGCCGATCGCCGACCCACCGCTGCCGCGATCCGACGAGGCGAAGACCCTCCTGCCGACGGCATGGACGCTCGCCTATATCACGGTGCCGCTCTCGTTGGTCGCCGGATTTGGTACGCTAGCAGCGCTGTTGGGCATCGGCGCCACTCGGCATACCAGGCGGACTGTCCGCACTCGCGAGCAGTGATCGCAAGCAACAGATACTGAGGAGTCCATTCACCGTGCCCAAGATTCTCATCGTCGGTGGCGGCTATGCGGGGTTCTACACAGCGTGGAAGCTCGAGAAGTGGCTGCGCGCGGGCGAGGCCGAGGTCACGATCGTCGACCCGCTCCCGTACATGACGTACCAGCCGTTCCTCCCCGAGGTCGCCGCGGGCTCGATCGAGCCCCGTCACGCGGTCGTCTCGCAGCGCCGGCACCTGAAGAAGACCAACGTCGTCACGGCCAAGGTCACCCGCATCGACCACGCGTCGAAGACGGCCACGATCACGCCCGAGCTGGGTGAGCCGTGGGAGTTCGAGTACGACGTCGTCGTCGTCACGGGCGGCGCCGTGTCGCGCACCTTCCCGATCCCCGGCATCGCCGAGAACGCGATCGGGCTGAAGGCCATCGAGGAGGCCGTCGCGATCCGCGACCGCGTGCTCAGCAACTTCGACAAGGCGGCGAACCTCCCGCCCGGCCCCGAGCGCGAGCGCCTGCTCACGTTCGTCGTCGTCGGCGGCGGCTTCGCGGGCATCGAGGTGTTCGCCGAGCTCCGCTCGTTCGCCAGCGCGCTGCTCGAGTACTACCCGCAGCTCACGTTCGACGAGACGCACTTCCACCTCATCGAGGCCATGGGCCGCATCATGCCCGAGGTGTCGCTCGAGACCAGCCACTGGGTGATCAAGCACCTCGCGCAGCGCGGTGCCGAGATCCACCTCGACACGCAGCTCACGAGCGCGGTCGACGGCAAGATCGAGCTCTCGACGGGCGAGACCTTCGAGTCCGACCTCATCGTCTGGACCGCGGGTGTCATGGCCAACCCCGCGATCGTGCGCTCGAGCGACCTTCCCGTCGAGGAGCGCGGCCGCGTCATGACGCGCGCCGACCTCCGCGTCGGCGACGAAGACGACTTCGTGCCCGACGCATGGGCGGCCGGCGACATCGCCGCCGTGCCCGACCTGTCGGGCGGTGGCGTGGGCGGCTACTGCGTGCCGAACGCGCAGCACGCCGTGCGCCAGGGCAAGCTCCTCGCGAAGAACATCGTCGCGGTCCTTCGCGGTGAGGAGCCGAAGGAGTACTTCCACAAGAACCTCGGTGCGGTCGCCGGTCTCGGCATCGGCTCGGGCGTGTTCCAGTCGGGCAAGCTCGCGCTCAAGGGCCTCATCGCCTGGTTCGCGCACCGCGGCTACCACGGCCTCGCCATGCCCAGCTGGGAGCGCAAGTTCCGCGTGTTCTGGGGCTGGTGGAACAACTTCTGGCTCGGCCGCGACATCGTGTCGCTCTCGGCGCTGCAGCAGCCGCGTGCCCAGTTCGAGCTGTTCGCCGCGCGCCCGAAGCCGCCGGCCGCCGCCGCGCCCGCACCGGCTCCCGCCGTGGCATCCGGCAAGGCCGCACCGAAGGCCGTGAAGGCCCCGGCCGAGGCCAAGCCCGCGAAGGCCGATGCGAAGGCCGAGCCGGTCGCCGCCAAGTGACCCCGGTCTCCGCGAAGTAGTGTTGACGCG
Coding sequences:
- a CDS encoding S8 family serine peptidase; its protein translation is MTRRVRRPLAVVARAAAVATVATTIALVGAAPAHADTVRDLEYWLTDYGFTTAWNTTRGEGVTVAIIDTGVNGNVAELRGAVVGGTDVSGIGSPDGQTPVGDDPNHGTMVASLLAGRGTGEGNGVIGIAPQADLLTVSVAFGQDTGAEKSNDDQIAEAVKWAVDSGADVINMSLTRNTRDWPESWDEAFLYAFEHDVVIVAAAGNRGSGTSEVGAPATIPGVLTVAGVDKEKNASFDASSQGITIAVAAPSEDLVGVLPDGSYVQWSGTSAAAPIVSGLAALVRSEYPELSAANVIERLIRTADPHGQSVPSPLYGWGIIDPVPALTADVPEIEDNPLGSLAAWITLHRRADAPTSEGGDESQEVVPIADPPLPRSDEAKTLLPTAWTLAYITVPLSLVAGFGTLAALLGIGATRHTRRTVRTREQ
- a CDS encoding NAD(P)/FAD-dependent oxidoreductase, which translates into the protein MPKILIVGGGYAGFYTAWKLEKWLRAGEAEVTIVDPLPYMTYQPFLPEVAAGSIEPRHAVVSQRRHLKKTNVVTAKVTRIDHASKTATITPELGEPWEFEYDVVVVTGGAVSRTFPIPGIAENAIGLKAIEEAVAIRDRVLSNFDKAANLPPGPERERLLTFVVVGGGFAGIEVFAELRSFASALLEYYPQLTFDETHFHLIEAMGRIMPEVSLETSHWVIKHLAQRGAEIHLDTQLTSAVDGKIELSTGETFESDLIVWTAGVMANPAIVRSSDLPVEERGRVMTRADLRVGDEDDFVPDAWAAGDIAAVPDLSGGGVGGYCVPNAQHAVRQGKLLAKNIVAVLRGEEPKEYFHKNLGAVAGLGIGSGVFQSGKLALKGLIAWFAHRGYHGLAMPSWERKFRVFWGWWNNFWLGRDIVSLSALQQPRAQFELFAARPKPPAAAAPAPAPAVASGKAAPKAVKAPAEAKPAKADAKAEPVAAK